In Labilibaculum sp. DW002, the DNA window AGCCTGCTCCAAATGGTATGTTTTTGTGCAAGTGAATTGCTGTTGATGGAATGTTGTATTTGGAGCGAATCAATTCAAATGCTTTACAAACAATATTGTCTTTATCTTCGATGTTAATAGGAATACCCGAAGAGCTGAACTGATAATTTACCACATCGGAATTTGCAATTTCCAGTCCATCCGTTAGGGGGATAGGATAAAAAATAGTTTCAATATTATGGAATCCATCAGCTCGTTTTTCTACGATATTAAGACCAATGTTGATTTTAGCATTTGGGAAAGAAAGCACAGGTAATAAGTTTTATGATTGAATGGTAAAAATACTGGATTTATAGTCGTAAAAAAAATCAATTAGAAGCATTTTTATTTTCTATCTTTGTCCTTGCATTCTGTATTTTTTTTAGAATGCTAAACTTGAATAAAAAGAATTTAATATTGTATGGCTGGGGCAAATAATTATAACAATCAATCGAAAAATAAAGTTGATCTTGATTACGGACAAGTACCACCTCAGGCAGTAGAGCTGGAAGAGGCAGTTTTGGGTGCTATCATGTTGGAGAAAGATGCTATTATTTCTGTTGGTGATTTGTTGAAAGCCGATAGTTTTTATAAACCTGCCCATCAGAAAATATATAAGGCTATTATGAGCCTTTCTTCTAAGGAAGAACCGATTGATATTCTTACAGTTACCGAAGAGTTGAAGCGTCAGGATGATCTGGAGAGTTGCGGTGGTCCTTTTTACGTTTCACAATTAACATCCAGAGTCGCAAATGCAGCGCATATTGAGCATCATGCTCGTATTATTGCACAAAAATACATTCAGCGCGAATTAATCCGTGTTTCATCTGAAATTCAAAGCTCTGCATTCGATGAAAGTATCGATGTTGCCGATTTGCTTGATCAGGCACAGCAGGATGTTTTTGATATTGCAGAAGGGAATATTAAAAAAGAATCTGCACATATTCGTCCACTTGCCGACGAAGTAATCGACCAGATTATTGCAGCTAGTAAGCGTGAAGATGGATTGTCGGGTGTGCCATCAGGTTTTACAGCATTGGATCGTATTACATCAGGTTGGCAAAAATCTGACCTTGTTATTATTGCTGCCCGACCATCTATGGGTAAGACAGCTTTTGTGCTGTCTATGACCAGGAATATGGCCGTTGAGCATAAAGCCCCAATTGCAATCTTCTCTCTTGAGATGGGAGGTGACCAGTTGGTTAAGCGTATGATTTCTTCTGAAACCGAATTGGGATCGGAAAAACTTCGTAATGGTCGATTGGCTGATCATGAATGGGAGCAATTGCACTCAAAGATTAAAGGCTTGATTGATGCTCCTATTTATGTAGATGATACGCCTGGTTTGTCGATATACGAATTGCGTTCGAAATGCAGAAGACTGAAAGCGAAGCACGATATTGGTTGTGTGATTATCGACTACTTGCAGCTGATGACAGCAGGTTCTGATATGAGAGGTAATCGTGAGCAGGAGGTATCTTTAATTTCTCGTCAGCTTAAAATTATTGCCAAGGAGCTGAATATTCCGGTTATTGCGCTGTCGCAGCTGAATCGTGGTGTTGAGCAGCGTACAGGTGATGCTAAAAAACCAATGTTGTCTGACCTTCGTGAATCTGGAGCGATTGAGCAGGATGCCGATATGGTATTGTTTATTCACCGTCCCGAGCGTTATGGAATTACTGAGGATGCAGAAGGAAATTCATTGATTGGTATTGCCGATATTATTATTGCAAAGCATCGTAATGGTGCCGTAGGAGAAATTCAGTTGCGTTTCCGTAATCAATTAGCTCGATTTATGGATTTAGAGGGAGAATCGGCAAATCCATTTGCAACACCAGGTTTAGACGATGTGAAAACGTTTAGTTCTAGTATGAATCAGGAACCTAAAGAATCGAATGGGTTTGATGATATGAGTGCTGGTTTTGGAGGAGCAAATGATTTTGAGGACGCACCTCCATTTTAGATCAATTCAAAAAACTTATTTACAAATAGAATTTCTTATCTTGCTTTTATGATTGAAGATAATGCGTTCTTGAAAAAATACTGTCGCCGATTAGTGCTTTTACTATTTGTTGGTATGATTTCTTATACCTCTTATTCTGCTAGTTTGTTAATACAAATGGATGATAGTCAAAAGAACCATCTGAAAGCCTATGGCATTGCTTTTTGGACCCTCGAAAAAGATTATCAAATTCATTGGTTGTTGAATTATAAAGGAGGATCTTTTCTGCTACCCTTCCACAAAGAGATTCAAGATGAATGTCAAGTACGCGGAGTTTCTTTTTCGGTATTAAGTGATATTTCGGCACAACAAGTTTTAGAAGATATTGCAAGTGATGAGCGCAATATGGAGGCCATGAAATTAGAAAAGATACCTTTAATGGCTGTTTACTCTCCCAAAGGCAAAAAGCCCTGGGATGACGCGGTTACTCTTGCTCTAAGCTATGCCGAAATTCCTTACGACCTTATTTATGACGATGAAGTGATGAAAGGAGAATTGTCGAAATATGATTGGTTGCACCTGCATCATGAAGATTTTACGGGACAACATGGTAAGTTCTACACTTCGTATCGTAATATGAAATGGTATAAGGATGAAGTGCGGACAAATACCGAGCGTGCAAATCGTTTTGGGTTCTCGAAAGTGTCGGATTTAAAAAGAGCCGTTTCCAATAGAATTAGAGCTTTTGTAGAGGCAGGTGGATTTTTGTTTGCCATGTGTTCGGCTACTGATACGTTCGATATTGCTCTTTCTGCCGATGGTCATGATATTTGCGATGCTGCTTTTGATGGAGATCCGATGGAGGCAGATGTTCACACTCATTTGGATTATTCCAAGACCTTTGCTTTTCAGGATTTTAAATTGGAAACGAATCCGCATGTTTATGAGTTTTCTAATATAGATGTAACCTTGGATAGAAAAGTTAGAAAAGATGAAGATTATTTTACTTTATTCGATTTTTCAGCAAAATGGGACCCTGTTCCAAGCATGTTATGTCAGAATCACAATAACCTAATTAAAGGTTTTATGGGACAAACAACAGCTTTCAATATTAATTTAATTAAACCTAATGTTCTTATAATGGGGGAGAATAAACAGGCTGAAGAAGCTCGGTACATACATGGTACCTTTGGTAAGGGTACCTGGAGCTTTTTTGGAGGGCACGATCCTGAAGATTATCAACATTTGGTTGGTGATCCCCCTACTGACTTAAATCTTAAGAAAAATTCTTCGGGCTACCGTCTAATTTTGAATAATGTACTATTTCCTGCGGCTAAAAAGAAAAAAAGAAAAACCTAATCGTTTTATAATGAAACATGTAGCTCTTCCGATATTGTATCTGAAGAGTTTTTTTTTGAAAAAAGAGCAAAACAAAAGGCTAAGCCCCCTAAGCCTAGCCTTTTTACACCTGTGTGATTCCCAAAATAGACTCAATATATTATTAACCATTTGCAAATTTATCGACCTTAGTTACTTAACTATCCTTTAGAATTGTTTATGAAAGTCACGGTACAACCAGATGTTGGCAACGTAAGTTTGTTTGCATATCAAACTACGTTGATTACCGCTACAAATATAAATGTTCTTTTCTTATTAATCACACCTGTTTTTAAGATTTGTGTTATAAATTGTTAAAGAACATTAAAATCAGGTTTCGGATTGAAAGGTAAATGTGTTGTTTAGCATATTATAGGATCTGGGTAATGCTTAATAAGTCTGAAATTTCAAAGCTTGGATTTTCAGAGTGCTTTGATTTATTAGGATTGAAATAGATTTGATCCATTTCGACTTTTTTTGCTCCTGCAATATCTGTTTTTAAATCATCACCAACCATGATAGAGTTATCTGCCTTGGCTCCACTTACGTCAAAGGCGTATTCAAAAATTTTTGGGTGAGGCTTATTTGCTTCCGCATCTTCAGAAGTTATGATATTCGTGAAGTAAGTATCTAGTTTCGCGTTTTTTAATTTGCGATATTGAACTTCGTTAAAACCATTTGTGATGATCGATAAAATATATCCCTTCTCGATTAAGTAGTCGAGTGTTTTGTGAGTGTTTGGAAAAGTGATTGTCTGCAAAGGGCTAATGTCAATAAAATCTTGAGCAATTTCTTTGGCCAAGACAAGATCATCAATTCCCGATTCTTTTAATGTAAGGTAAAACCTCCTGTACATTAATTCTTCTTTTGAGATTCTTTTTTGGTAGTAAGCATTCCAAAGTTTCCCATTATGGTATGTGTATCGCGATTTAAAGAATAAAAAACTTCCAAAGCTTGCTTGTAACTGGTAGTCTCTAAAAAGTTGCATTAAGCTCGCTTCTGAGTTTTTATTAAAATCCCAAAGGGTACGATCTAGGTCGAAAAAGATGTATTTGTATTCCGTCATAATATTTCAAGCTTCGATTGTCATTGTGTTGTTTGTGTCAAAGGTAGCAGATTCTGTTTAGTGTTTGTGTTTGTTAAAAATGATTTTGTTTTGACTATATTTATATTCGTATGCTTTGTTTTACAGTTAATTAATTCAATAATTTTTAAACAAATTGACTTTTTCTTCGTATGCCCTATGAATTAAGAATAATTAATTTTTGGTATTGATCATTTATATTCCAGATAATTCTGAAATGTTAGCTTATGCAAAACTCTACTCAAAAAAAATATCTTTCTCGTATACTTTCCAAATTATTATTTGTAATAATATTATGTTTTGGTTTTACTGCTGAACTTACTGCCCAAATTACAATTTGGAGTGAAGATTTTTCTGGATATGCCAATGGGTCTGGTGTTAATGGATCAGGAAATTTAGGAAGCTATCCCGGAGGAGTTTCCAAGTGGAGCTTGGATTATTCCGATTGTACCTTGTCGAATAATCAAGATTACATAAGGATTCTGGGTGGAGCAAGGAGATTGTATTTTCGCGATGTTGATGGTGATGCGAGATGGAATTCTGAGAGTATTTCAATAGTTGGATATGCAAATGTTCGAGTTTCATTAGATCTAAGTGAAAATGGGACAATGGAAAATGATGATTTTATAAGGTGTCAATATCGGCTTGATGGAAGTGGTGCATGGGTTAGTTTTGAGGAAAGGTATAATGATTTTGGGTCAGTTACAGCTTCAGTAAGTGGTTTAAGTGGAAGTAGTTTGGAAATTAGAGTCGTTGTGAATAATGATAACGGTAATGAATATTACTTTTTTGATAATGTTGTTGTGTATGGGGACAGAACGGATTTAGTTTCATTATCAGTTGGAGCTAATTCTATTGCTGAAGAAGGCGGCGGTACGAATATCATTGCTTCTTTAAATGGTGTTCAAACTTCAGATGTAACTGTGACATTAGGTTTTTCAGGAACTGCAACAAGTGCAGATTATAGTTTAAACAATAGTATCGTAATACCTGCAGGTAATCTTTCTGCAAGTATTAATTTGACAACTGTAAATGATACGGATATTGAAGGGGATGAGAACTTGAATATAAGTGTTATTAATGTAGTAAATGGAACGGAAGATGGTACGCAAATGGTTATCGTTACGATAGTAGATGATGATATGCCATCAACTGATCCAATACAAGTAGATCGACAAAGTCCCGAAAATGGTTATTCACCTAATGAATTAGTTCAGAATGTTCTTGTAACGGGTTGTTTGACAGCTAGTGGTGTTCAATACAGCGGTGATCAAACTCTTGGTGTGGGTTATTTTAATGCTGGATCTTCTGATTTTCCATTATCCTCAGGACTTATTATGTCAACAGGACAGGTAAGAAAGGCTGAGGGACCTAATAGTGGTAACGCCACGGATAATATTGGTGGTGCAACCGCTGATGCGGATGTTACTAGATTGAATGGAAACG includes these proteins:
- the dnaB gene encoding replicative DNA helicase; translated protein: MAGANNYNNQSKNKVDLDYGQVPPQAVELEEAVLGAIMLEKDAIISVGDLLKADSFYKPAHQKIYKAIMSLSSKEEPIDILTVTEELKRQDDLESCGGPFYVSQLTSRVANAAHIEHHARIIAQKYIQRELIRVSSEIQSSAFDESIDVADLLDQAQQDVFDIAEGNIKKESAHIRPLADEVIDQIIAASKREDGLSGVPSGFTALDRITSGWQKSDLVIIAARPSMGKTAFVLSMTRNMAVEHKAPIAIFSLEMGGDQLVKRMISSETELGSEKLRNGRLADHEWEQLHSKIKGLIDAPIYVDDTPGLSIYELRSKCRRLKAKHDIGCVIIDYLQLMTAGSDMRGNREQEVSLISRQLKIIAKELNIPVIALSQLNRGVEQRTGDAKKPMLSDLRESGAIEQDADMVLFIHRPERYGITEDAEGNSLIGIADIIIAKHRNGAVGEIQLRFRNQLARFMDLEGESANPFATPGLDDVKTFSSSMNQEPKESNGFDDMSAGFGGANDFEDAPPF
- a CDS encoding YjjG family noncanonical pyrimidine nucleotidase codes for the protein MTEYKYIFFDLDRTLWDFNKNSEASLMQLFRDYQLQASFGSFLFFKSRYTYHNGKLWNAYYQKRISKEELMYRRFYLTLKESGIDDLVLAKEIAQDFIDISPLQTITFPNTHKTLDYLIEKGYILSIITNGFNEVQYRKLKNAKLDTYFTNIITSEDAEANKPHPKIFEYAFDVSGAKADNSIMVGDDLKTDIAGAKKVEMDQIYFNPNKSKHSENPSFEISDLLSITQIL